The DNA segment TTCTTCATGATGTGCTAGATGCACCACtggtgaattgttgttggcatgCACATCTCGATGGCCCTTTGCATTGATGCGCATTGGTCAGTGAGAATGTCTTTTGGTGCCTTCCCTCCCATGCAACGGAGCCAACACTCGAATAGCCATTTGAATGATTGGATGTCCTCGTTTTTCATAAGGGCGCATCCGAGAAGTGTCGACTGATCGTGGTGATTCACGCCCACAAAAGAACCAAAACCAGATTGTACTTGCATAAATGGACACTCTCACAAAGTGATGAACTGAAATGTGTGGATTTGGTGAAAGTAAAGTCTCAATTTGGGTGAACCGAATACCTGTTTGAGTTGTAGGTGGTGTCAAATGAAACCACGTCTCCGAAATACTCGCATGCAACCCTGCTTCTTGCGTCGGCCCAGAATGTATTTTTGATGAGTGATCACCTTCAAGGTTGAgctcgaaaaagaaattttggtaCTTCCCGAATTCTTTGGCATCGTCTTGTTCGAAAATATTCCGTACTTCCCTTGTGATATAATTCCTCACGGCTTTTTCTATAAAACTTAGTTCCCGGTGACTGCCGGCTGCTGCTATGaatgattggtaagttttgcTCTGTCTGATTTCGGCTTTCTCATTAGTTTCGATGGTGCGACGGACGAACATGTTTAGCTCCCTGTGTTATTTGAGCATCTCTGCCCGGTCTGAACAGTAAGGGTATGAGTGATTCAGAACGACTTTGGAAATTGTCCAGAGACCGACGTCCTTCAATATATGTACGTAGATCCTGGCTAGACAGTTTATGCCGGCTGAGAAATTTGTCTTCAGAGTAGGAGATATCTTGGATTTCCACCCCCTCTCTACTGCATATGAttagttgattcttaatctcgtcTCCCTTCCAAGTCGTGTTCCTTATTTTGGTAGAAAAATAGGCAAGTTTGGAATAATTTTGTAGAACTTTTCGGCTTCTTCTAGTGTCTTGAAAATCATCCCGACCTTTGGGACAAATTGTTCATCCACAATACACCTGGTCTACAGAATGAACCGAACATGTTATTATGGTGAAATAATGGTATAGCACTAAATGAatggaacattatccattacataaattcaaattcaaacagctttctgcataatgaatcGAACACATtattatggtgaaacaattgtatagtaccgAATGAATGCAACATTatacattatataaaatcaaattcaaacaacttTCTACAAAATGAACCAAACACGTtattatggtgaaacaattgtatagtactgaatGAATGCAACATtattcattatataaaatcaaattcaaaacacacgTGTCTACTATTTAGAGATTATCAATtcgattcaattcaattcaattcagaacaCCTGCGTCcattaaattcaattcaattcaaattagctATTGCATTCCATTTAATTCtattcaaaattgaataatccaaacCTCGTCCGCTTGATTCGTTTCAGAAGAATAATCCAAATCACTttcattcaactgatttgaagttgaatcattcattgtttcgaTTGAGAAGTGCAGATCAATGAAGAAAACGAACAAGAATAGGAAGAAGATAACTGCAACGTAAGcaaattgaaagaagaaaacgaagaagatGAGCGCGACCAGAGAAGAATGACGAAGCTTATTACGTTCAATGCAATGTAGATCAATAAAGAAGAACACGAGCAGAGAAGAACTAGGAGAGCAGAAAGTTTAGGTTGTAGCAGACATTGAACAAAAAGTTTAGGTTGCAACAGAGAAGATTTCTGTTATATATAACATGTGTATCACAAACGAGTGAGGGAGTGAAAGAGACGCATCGGACAAAAAATACTTTGATAATTTGAATGCATTTTTTACATAGATGTAGAGCATTGTTGTTAACTAATAAACCAAACCTGATGACCAGACCGATTCAGTGCAGGCAACTTGTACAAAAAGATTTTAGTACACACAGACGCCACTCTCATAACCATTTTGGGGTTTAACTACTAATCACtagtaaaattataataatcagTTGTTTTCTTTAACAAAAGTTCGGTGCTAAGTACAGAAGGAGAGTCTTGTATGGTTGTTGGGATTCAATCCAAGATTTACACGATTTGAATCGCCTGATTTCTGGAAAGCATATTCTAGTCGCACACCACCTCTAGTATCCGATGGTGCTCTTGAATAAACCTGACACGATGCAATTACTGTCGGTCGACGGTCAGGTTTTCCCCACagtatttcttttcttttagaaaTTGTTTAGTTCCTCTCGTCTCCTTGTATTTTCTATATGATGTCGTATGATATGAATTCGTCCATATACGTTTATTGCCTATTCTGATATTGCAAGTAGTATTTGCGATGGATAACGAGGTGTTAGAATTTGATATTGGGCTGGAAGGAGGGGAGGGAGAATGCGAGGATGATGAGGGCGACATTGAGCACCCTATGGCTATGGCCATGGCTATCGAAGAGGATGAACTGGCTGATGCTGACAGAGGCAGAGGCACTGCCACTAGTGGTAGCGGTGGAGAAATTTACGTTCCTGAGGGTTTTGGTGCGGGTGACCTCTTAGATCTTGAACCTTACGAGGGCATGGAATTTGAGTCTGAGGAGGCTGCCAAGGCCTTCTACAATTCTTATGCCCGTCGTATCGGGTTCAGTACTCGGGTTAGCTCATCCCGGCGTTCCAGGCGCGATGGAGCCATCATACAGAGGCAATTTGTTTGTGCAAAGGAGGGTTTCCGCAACTTGAATGAGAAACGCACCAAGGATAGGGAGATCAAGCGTCCTCGAACCATTACCAGAGTCGGATGCAAAGCGGCTTTGTCGGTCAAAATGCACGACTCTGGCAAGTGGATCGTCTCTGGGTTTGTTAGGGAACACAACCACGAGCTTGTTCCACCGGATCAGGTGCACTGCCTTCGCTCTCACAGACAAATATCTGGAGCTGCCAAGACGCTAATTGATACTTTACAGGCTGCTGGAATGGGTCCTCGGAGAATTATGTCAGCACTGATCAAGGAGTGTGGTGGGATTAGCAAAGTTGGTTTTACAGAGGTTGACTGTAGGAATTACATGAGGAATAATAGGCAGAGAAGTCTAGAAGGCGACATTCAGCTTGTTCTGGATTATTTGAGACAAATGCATGCCGAAAACCCTTGTTTCTTCTATGCTGTGCAAAGTGATGAGGACCAGTCCATGAGCAATGTTTTCTGGGCCGATCCCAAGGCAAGGTTGAATTACACTTTTTTTGGTGATACCGTAACCTTTGACACTACTTACCGATCCAATAGGTATCGACTACCATTTGCTCCCTTTACTGGTGTAAACCATCATGGACAACCTGTTCTCTTTGGTTGTGCTTTCCTAATAAATGAATCTGAAGCATCATTTGTATGGCTTTTCAAGACGTGGCTTATGGCTATGTCTGGACGCCCACCATTATCAATAACAACCGATCATGATTCTGTAATTCGGTCAGCTGTACTACAAGTATTCCCTGAGACCCGCCACCGATTCTGCAAATGgcacatttttaaaaaatgccAGGAGAAGTTATCTCACATTTTCCTCAAATATCCAAATTTCGAAGTTGAATTTCACAGATGTGTTAACTTGACGGAGTCAATTGAGGAATTTGAATCTTGCTGGTCAACACTCATCGATAGGTATGATCTGCGGGACCATGAATGGCTTCAAGCAATATATTCTGCTTGTAAGCAGTGGGTACCTGTATATTTGCGAGACACATTCTTTGCAGAAATGTCTATCACACAGCGAAGCGATGGCATGAACTCGTACTTTGATGGGTATGTAAATGCTTCAACCAACTTAAATCAGTTCTTCAAGTTGTATGAGAAAGCACTGGATAGTCGCAATGAGAAAGAAGTCAGAGCAGATTATGACACAATGAATAGTTCACCAGTTTTGAAGACCCCATCTCCAATGGAGAAGCAAGCATCTGAGCTTTACACACGAAAGATTTTCATGAGGTTCCAAGAGGAGCTAGTTGGGACGCTAACATTCATGGCATCCAAAACCGAGGATGATGGGGAGGTTGTTACATATCATGTAGCTAAATTTGGAGAGGATCATAAGGCATACTATGTTAAATTCAATGTTTTAGAGATGAAAGCGAGTTGTAGTTGCCAAATGTTTGAATTTTCCGGCCTTGTTTGTAGACATGTTTTGGCAGTGTTTAGAGTAACCAATGTACTCACTCTACCCGCTCATTATATATTGAAACGTTGGACGAGAAATGCCAAAAGCAGTGTAACATTAGAAGAACATTCTTGTGATATATATTCTTACTATTTGGAATCTCATACAGTTAGATATAATACCCTCAGACACGTGGCCTTTAAGTTTGTTGATGAAGGAGCAAAGTCTCCTGAGACTTATGATGTTGCAATGGGTGCTTTACAAGAAGCCACAAAAAGAGTTGTTCAAGTAATGCAAAGTGAGGGACGAATTCTCATCAACAATGGCAAAGTTAGGAGTCACTTGCAAATTGATGAAAGTCATACTAATTCCAGAAGTGGACACGAGGAAGGAAACTTGGGCCAGCATATGTCCGAGGTCAGAGTTCCATTTCCCTTTTGTTCTTTTGCTGCTGTGTTTTACTCTTCCACTCACCCAGTTAACATGAATCTTCTAGCTTCTTGTAACAACTCAAGCTTCGTTTAATATAGTTTTTCTTCCATTTGGACTTTGTATAATATATTCTTGAGTTGATTTCAATAATATTCTGAAGATTAAACTGTTTAAACTCCTCCCAAGCAATACAcatgtaatttaatttacacGTGTATTTACAGAATTGATTAATTGAACAAAGTGAACCATGCCACCAGTTCCTTTATCATTCTGATTTTATCTCTTATCTGACTAAGCACTTTTATTTGGTTATTTCACTTTATAATATGAACATATCTAGTCATTAGTTTTCCATTTGCCTTGGGGATTGGTATTTTTCCTGTCTGATTACTGCAGCTAGTTGCCTGATGTGTACTCTTACTCCTAATTATTTGTTTAAGCGAATTGGTTTATTTGTGGCCTTTAAATACCCCCACCTTGTATTCATATTGTGTTGGATCTTGatttatctataattttttttcttcattttgggaaaataaaagaaaccaaGCCTAGCATCGTAATATTTCTGGAGTTTGTTCTTGGTTGAGAATATATTTGAAGGCATATTTCTTGtcttatttttgggttttgaagcAGTTAGTGTTGATTGCAGTGCCGTTTGGATGTTATCTGCTGTGGATTcttattatttgtttgtttaCAGCATACAAATGCACCGGGATTGGATTAGTGGTAGACGTTTTATTTTAGGTTTCATATGGGggcaaggaaaaaaaaaagagattatgTGCGTGCTCAACATACATCATTCTACATAACCAAGTTATGTGGACTAATATCTAATTTAGCTCGAAATACTGTAAATTGCCGTTTCTACCTTCTGCCAATTTTTGGGGCAGAAACATGAATTGATTTAGTTTACCTGTTAAAGGTGTCGAATGGGGCATTGAGGTCCATCtattatttctttgaaaaagTGTATGTCattatacttattttttttttaacttcattGCGTCATATCTTGCAGGATGACATGGACAAGAGCATTAGAGAACTTATGAATGAGCTTGAGTTTGCAAATCGAAAGTGTGAAATTTACCGGTCCAACCTGCTCTCAGTTTTGAAAGCTGTTGAGGATCATAAGTTAGAGTTGTCAATTAAGGTGGAAAACATCAAGATAAGCATTAAAGATGGCCTCTAAGGACTTCGGAGGAAAACATAGTAACAGATAGGAAACAAATGAAAAAGCTACTTCTGGAATAAAAAGAACGGAAAGTCACTTTTGCTTGGGCAGTACAGCCGCACCTCTTAGGCATTTAGTTTTTGATAAATTTGTTAGTATTTGCCGACCCCGTTATAAAGAATAAGTAAGTATTGTCTACGGTGTTCATTATATCAAAGCTAAACATTCATGGTTGAAGTTTATAAGTACGTTTAGATTTGTATattatctataacaatatatataaagagCATCATTGAGAACAATTCTTTTCGAGTAAACTAAGCTATATGCCCGTGCATTGCACCGAATACAATGGAGAGGGATGGTGTAAAATTAAGATATTATCACCattaaatttgtgaaaaaattataaaaattattattattattattattattattattattattattatttagaaaTATAAGCCGTTAATAATACAAGGAGAAAGGAGTCGCATTTTTGTTTATAATGCCGCTCACTTTAAGAACGATTTTTTTAACAagttccattttttttataataccaCCCACTTAACgaatatgtttttagtatatatttacatgaatttaaaaagaaaaagtgtcACTTGCATTTAAATAATATcacctatttttttatattcaattatattttagttttatatgCTTGTGTTgaaacattatttttttctctcatcGCATGATTATTTATTTCTGTGATagtctattattattttatatatgttatgttCATACcctaatccaaaacataaaatCAGGTCCGATACAAATAAAAGGCTCAACTTATAAGGTGGCCTCTAATTCCTACCCGACCTCTTTGAGAGGTCGGACACCGACAGAAAGGTCCAGCTCAACTTGCCCAAGCAAGTAACTGCTTCTGGATATCCATCCGCTACATCTAGATGGGAGATCTTAACAGATTTTCAAGATAAAGGGAACAGTTATCCATCAATAAAgatggaactactccaacaaaGGTGATAATctattctactataaatacattgaCACCCATCAGGTATATTCAC comes from the Arachis duranensis cultivar V14167 chromosome 7, aradu.V14167.gnm2.J7QH, whole genome shotgun sequence genome and includes:
- the LOC107496170 gene encoding protein FAR1-RELATED SEQUENCE 5, whose product is MDNEVLEFDIGLEGGEGECEDDEGDIEHPMAMAMAIEEDELADADRGRGTATSGSGGEIYVPEGFGAGDLLDLEPYEGMEFESEEAAKAFYNSYARRIGFSTRVSSSRRSRRDGAIIQRQFVCAKEGFRNLNEKRTKDREIKRPRTITRVGCKAALSVKMHDSGKWIVSGFVREHNHELVPPDQVHCLRSHRQISGAAKTLIDTLQAAGMGPRRIMSALIKECGGISKVGFTEVDCRNYMRNNRQRSLEGDIQLVLDYLRQMHAENPCFFYAVQSDEDQSMSNVFWADPKARLNYTFFGDTVTFDTTYRSNRYRLPFAPFTGVNHHGQPVLFGCAFLINESEASFVWLFKTWLMAMSGRPPLSITTDHDSVIRSAVLQVFPETRHRFCKWHIFKKCQEKLSHIFLKYPNFEVEFHRCVNLTESIEEFESCWSTLIDRYDLRDHEWLQAIYSACKQWVPVYLRDTFFAEMSITQRSDGMNSYFDGYVNASTNLNQFFKLYEKALDSRNEKEVRADYDTMNSSPVLKTPSPMEKQASELYTRKIFMRFQEELVGTLTFMASKTEDDGEVVTYHVAKFGEDHKAYYVKFNVLEMKASCSCQMFEFSGLVCRHVLAVFRVTNVLTLPAHYILKRWTRNAKSSVTLEEHSCDIYSYYLESHTVRYNTLRHVAFKFVDEGAKSPETYDVAMGALQEATKRVVQVMQSEGRILINNGKVRSHLQIDESHTNSRSGHEEGNLGQHMSEDDMDKSIRELMNELEFANRKCEIYRSNLLSVLKAVEDHKLELSIKVENIKISIKDGL